The following coding sequences lie in one Apium graveolens cultivar Ventura chromosome 3, ASM990537v1, whole genome shotgun sequence genomic window:
- the LOC141712214 gene encoding mannitol dehydrogenase-like — protein sequence MAKSSETEHPVKALGWAARDTTGLLSPFKFSRRATGDNDVRFKVLYCGICHSDLHMIKNEWGFTKYPIVPGHEIVGVVTEVGSKVEKVKVGDNVGVGCLVGSCRSCDSCVDNMENHCANQIMTYGSPYFNGTITHGGYSESMVADEHFILRWPENLPLASGAPLLCAGITTYSPLKYFALDKPGTKVGVVGLGGLGHVAVKLAKAFGAHVTVISTSESKKKEALEKLGADSFLISRDPEQMQGAMSSLDGIIDTVSATHPLAPLLGLLKPNGKLVMVGGPEKPLELPVFPLLKGRKLIAGSIIGGLKETQEMLDFAAKHNITADVEVIPVDYVNTAMERLVKSDVRYRFVIDVANTLKTE from the exons ATGGCGAAATCATCCGAAACAGAACACCCTGTCAAGGCTTTGGGCTGGGCTGCTAGGGACACTACTGGACTTCTTTCTCCATTTAAGTTCTCCAGAAG GGCAACAGGTGATAATGATGTGAGGTTCAAAGTTTTGTATTGTGGAATATGTCATTCTGATCTTCACATGATCAAGAATGAATGGGGCTTCACCAAGTATCCTATCGTTCCAGG ACACGAAATTGTTGGTGTGGTAACTGAAGTTGGGAGCAAAGTGGAAAAAGTCAAGGTAGGAGATAATGTTGGAGTAGGGTGCTTAGTTGGATCTTGTCGTTCATGTGATAGTTGCGTCGACAATATGGAGAATCACTGTGCAAATCAAATAATGACCTATGGTTCTCCGTATTTTAATGGAACCATTACACATGGAGGGTATTCCGAGTCTATGGTTGCGGATGAGCATTTCATTCTTCGTTGGCCAGAGAATTTGCCACTTGCTTCTGGTGCTCCACTATTGTGTGCCGGGATCACAACTTATAGTCCCCTGAAATACTTCGCACTCGACAAGCCTGGAACTAAGGTTGGTGTTGTAGGCTTAGGTGGGCTAGGCCATGTAGCGGTGAAGCTGGCAAAAGCTTTTGGGGCACATGTTACAGTTATTAGTACTTCTGAAAGCAAAAAGAAGGAAGCATTGGAAAAACTCGGTGCAGATTCCTTTTTGATAAGTCGTGACCCGGAACAAATGCAG GGTGCTATGAGCTCACTTGATGGTATTATTGATACTGTTTCTGCTACTCACCCTCTTGCTCCATTGCTTGGGCTACTAAAGCCCAACGGAAAACTAGTCATGGTTGGTGGACCTGAAAAGCCTCTTGAGCTGCCAGTGTTCCCTTTGCTTAAGG GGAGAAAGCTTATTGCCGGCAGTATTATCGGTGGACTGAAGGAAACACAAGAAATGCTTGATTTTGCAGCGAAGCACAACATAACAGCTGATGTTGAAGTTATTCCAGTGGACTATGTCAACACTGCTATGGAGAGACTTGTGAAATCAGATGTTCGATACAGGTTTGTCATCGACGTTGCAAATACGTTGAAGACCGAGTGA